Genomic window (Desulforapulum autotrophicum HRM2):
AGTATAACCTCCGGCCACAACAAAATTTGAAACCCCTTCATTGACAATGCTTTGACGAGTGTTTCATATAAGAAAAAGGAGAAATCATGGAGAGACAAGCAAGTCCAGACCATTATCCCTCTATTCCGGCAATCATGCTTGTACTGGTTGTTTGTTCACTGGTCCTTTGCGCGTGCTCTGGCACCTATTATAAGACCATGGAAAAAATAGGGGTCCACAAACGCGATATCCTGGTTGACCGGGTGGAACGGGCCAGGGACTCCCAGGCCGATGCCCAGGAGCAGTTCAAAAGCGCCCTGGAACAGTTCGGGTCAGTGGTCCAGCTCAAAGAGAGTGACCTTAAGGTCGCCTATGACCGGCTCAATTCCGCCTATGAAGAGAGTGACAGGGCTGCAGTCGAAGTAACTGACCGTATCGACAAGGTCGAGGACGTTGCCCAGGCCCTGTTTGATGAATGGAAATCGGAACTTGAGCTTTACCAGAACCCGGAGCTTCGCCGTTCAAGCCAGCAGCAGCTCAACCGGACACGATCCCGTTACCGCTCAATGCTGGCGGTCATGCACAAGGCCGAGAAAAGCATGACCCCTGTGCTTATCACCTTCAGGGACAATGTCCTGTTCCTTAAGCACAACCTCAATGCCCAGGCCATCGGTTCTCTGCAGTATGAGTTCAAATCCCTTGAACAACGCATCAACCGACTGATCCAGGAGATGAATACGGCCATTGAATCATCCAACGCCTTTATAAACGAATTGACAAAGAGCTGAAACCAGAGACCATAGGGAAATATGAGATGAAAATTTACACCTACCCCTCCCCTGAGGGGGAACAACGTATTTGTGACACCCTGAAGCGGGGCCTTGGATTTACCCCTGAAAACCAGAGGGCCGTTGAAGCCTATATCGAAGATGTCAGAACAAGGGGAGACCAGGCCCTGGTCGAATACACCAATCAATTTGACTCTTCCCAGGTGACCCGTGACACCCTGAAGGTCAGCCAGCAGGAGATCGAAGAGGCAAAGACCCTGGTGGATTCTGATTTTTCAAGGGCCCTTGACCGGGCCGTGGACCAACTTGGAACTTTCCACTCAAGGCAACGCCAGAATTCGTGGATCGACACCCCCAGAAACGGGGTCATGGTCGGCCAGATGGTTAACCCTGTGGATGCGGCCGGCATTTATGCCCCCGGGGCAAAGGGCGGAAAAACCCCCCTGGTCAGTTCCGTTCTCATGGGGGGCATTCCTGCCAGGGTGGCAGGCGTAAAATCATGCTGTCTCATGACACCGCCCATGGAAAACGGCAAGATAAACCCCTACATGCTGGTTGCGGCAGACCGGGTGGGAATCAACGCCATCTTTAAGGCCGGAAGCGCCTGGGCCATTGCTGCCCTTGCCTTTGGCACCGAATCCGTGCCCAAGGTGGATGTGATCGTGGGACCAGGTAACATCTTTGTCACCCTGGCCAAAAAAATCGTGTCAGGAATTGTCGGCATTGATATGATAGCGGGTCCGAGCGAGATCCTTATTATTGCAGACAAGGGTGCCAATCCAGACCATATTGCGGCCGACCTTCTTTCCCAGGCCGAGCACGACCCCATGGCGTCGGCCATCCTTGTCACCGATTCCATGGAAATGGCAACCCGGACAAAGGCGGCCCTGGAGATCCAGGTCAAAGCCCTGGGCCGCAGACAGATCGCCCAGCGGTCCATTGATGACTTTGGTGCCATCATGAAGGTTCCAGACATTGATACGGCAATCGCCCTTGCCAACCGCCTTGCCCCTGAGCACCTGGAACTCATTGTTGATAACCCCTTTGACCAGGTGGGAAAGATCAAAAACGCAGGCGCTGTTTTCCTTGGCCCCTACACCCCGGAGCCCATGGGAGATTACATTGCAGGGCCTAACCATGTGCTGCCCACTGCCGGTACGGCCAGGTTCTCATCGGCCCTGGGCGTGGATAATTTCACCAAACGAACCAGCCTGATCAATTATTCAAAGGAGGCCTTTGACCGTGAGGCCCAGGATGTGATGGTCCTGGCCAATATTGAGGGGCTTGGAGCCCATGCAAACTCGGTCCGCATCAGGACAAAATAAAAAACCCCGTTAAAAAGCCGCCAATCCCAAGAATATTTGGAACTGGCGGCTTTTAAATTGCGGTTCCGGCGATTCCTGTTCAAAGGAATTTCAGCCAGGCGTCACTGGTTGCCGAACCCGTTCTGGGCACTGCAGTCAGGGCACTCCCAGGTGATGCCGTTGCAGGTCATACCCCACTGATTTTCGTACATGCAGTCCTGACAGATGGCAAAACCGCACCTGCATGTCCAGCAGAACATGACGGTTTTGCCGCAGCAATGGCACACCTTGCCCTGTTTTTTCCGACGCTTTTCTCTTCTCGTTTTCTGTGCTTCAGTCATGGGTTCCCTGGTTAAATGCTCTTTTTATAGTCTGAGCCATTTCCGTCAAATTGTTGATATAATCCCGGGCCAGAGGATCCAGGGGAATGACCACACCGTTGACGGCCGTTGCGATCTTGTCTGCCGTTCGGGTATCAAACTGGGGCTGGACAAAGATCACCCGTGCCTTTTCGGCCCGGGCCTGTTTGATAAAGTCTGCCAGGGCCCTCCCCTTTGGGGCCTTTCCTTCAACCTCAACGGCCATCTGGATCAGCCCGTACTGGTCTGCAAAATAGCCGAACACGGGGTGAAACACAAAAATGGTTTCACCGGCCACGGGCCCAAGGGCCGTTGCAATGTTCTGGTCAAGGTGGTCAAGATCAGCCTGGAATAGTTGAAGATTGGCCCTGAAATCGTCGGATGATTCCGGAAGTACCTGACAAAGGGCATTGCAAATATTTTCCGCCTGCCGTTTCACAAGAATGGGATTCATCCACACATGGGGGTCTGTTCCGCCACCAGCGAACTGCCTCAATGCAATCCCCTGTGTGGTGTCAACGATGGTCAATCCCTTGATGGCTCCTTTAATCTTGGGCATGAACGACCGCTCAAAGGGCACGCCAATGGTGAAAAAAAGCCCGGCCTCGGCAAGCTTTGCCATCTGGGAGGGGTTGGGGGAATAAATGGCAGGGCTCTTACCCGGCGGCACAAGCACCTCCACTGCCACCCGATCTCCTGCGATACGTTCCACAAAATAGGCCTGGGGTTCAATACTCACGAACACGGTCATGGGTTCCGGTGCCATTGCCTGGACCTGACAGACCATGGTCAGAACCAGGACAAGGGCGTATGGAATAAATCGAAATAAAACCATCTGAATCTCCTTTTTTATTTAAAACACCCGTCAAAGCATTGTCAATGAAGGCGTTTCAAAATTCGTTGAGGCCGGAGCCATAACTCGCTCCGGCCGTGCCGTTTATATAAAACTCGTTTCAACCGGCAGGCGGAAACGGGTGTTACCCTTCTCTCATTCTCGCAGGCCGTCCATGGCCTGCTCCGAGGGAAATGGCAACTCCTTGGACCTCGTATCCACCGTTGCCATTTAATCCGTTCAGAGCAACACCCGTTCCCGCCTGCCTACTATTGTCGAGTTTCATGCTTCGTTTTGGCCATGACGGTTATTGGGGAGTATATAACCCGGCTTTCACGGGAAGGTAAAGGGAAAGCTCTGGAAACAATGAAAGGAGGATCAAAACGATCACATCCATGACGATGAACGGAATGGCCTGACGTGCAATGGAATCAACCGACTCGCCGGTAAGGTTGGCTGCAGTGAAAAGGTTTACGCCCACCGGGGGGGTTGCCTGGCCAATGGCCAGTGCCGAAATAAAGATTACCCCATACCAGAGGGGATCGATCTTAAAGGCAACAAGCACGGGCATGAGAATCGGCATGATCAGATAGGAAATGGAGATGGCATCAAGGACCATGCCAAGGCCAAGGAGCAGAAAGTTGATGAGAACGATCATCACCAGGGCGTTGGGGGAAAGGTGCAGGATCAACGCGGCGGCCCGATCCACAATGCCGATCACCGATGCGGCCCAGGTAAAAATCCCGGCAAACACAACCAGAAACATGATGACGCTGCTGGTGACCGATGCATCCACCAGGAGGTGGAGAAAATCATTCCAGGAAATGGATCGGTAGACGAATACTGCCACGAACAGGCTGTAGAAGACCGCCACCACGGCCGCTTCCGTGGGGGTGAAGATTCCAGAATAGATGCCGCCAAGAACGATGACAGGGGCAAGAAGGGCCCAGATCGACCGGCGAAGGGCTGCAAAAATTTCACCCACGGGCGCCCGCCGGGTATTGCCCCGGTATCCCCGTTTTTTTGAGACCCAAAAGGCAACGATAATGGTTCCGAGACCCGTGAGAATTCCCGGTACGATACCCGCAACAAAGAGCGCGCTCACCGAGACATTTGTGATGTTTCCATAGATGATAAAGGCAATGCTCGGGGGAATAATGATGGAAAGATCGGCTGCATTGGCAATCAGGGCACCGGCAAAGCTTTTATCGTACCCATGGCGAACCATGGGGACAAAAAGAATCAGACCCACTGCAGCCGTGGTGGCAGGGCCGGACCCTGAAAGGGCACCCCAGAACATGCAGGTACACACGGCAACAATGGCAAGGCCACCAGTGGCTTTACCCACCAGCAGTTCAAAGAATTCGGCAATGGTTTTGGCAAGCCCGGCCTTGTCAAGTATGACACCGGCCAGTACAAAAAAAGGAATAGCCAGCAGGGGAAAAGAGGCTATTCCCGATGAAAAGTTCACCCCGAGCATCTCAATGCCAAGATCAAAGGTGTAGATGGTGGCCACGGCCGAGATGCCAAGGGCTGTACCAATGGGAACCCCAAAGAACATGAGGACAAAAAAACTTGCAGCAATGACAAAAATGTCCATCAGAGGCTCTTCTCCACCGGGTTCAGTCGTTTAATGGCATCCCGGTAAATTCCCCGGAACACAAACACCGACAAAAAGGGAACACCGGCATAATAGATCCATACGGGAATGCTCAACGAGGCCGAGGTGGCATGGAAGATGGTCAGTTCATCATGGATGGCCTGGAGCATGAAGAAATCCACCAGAACGAACAGCAGGGCGCTCAGAAAAGCACTTGTCAGAATCACGCACTTCTGCATTCGTTCAGGAAAAAGGTCAAAAAAGGTCACCACCCCCAGCTGCCCCCCCCGCTCAAAGGCGATTCCACAACCCACCACCGTCATCCACACAAACATGTTGATGGTGATCTCCTCGGTGGATGCAATGGAAAAATGGAAAAAATAACGGCTCACCACATTTGCAAAGGCAATGGCTGCCATGGCAAACAAAAGCAGGGCAGCCACCAGATAGTCGATTCTCAACTCTTTTTTCATGTCGTTTCCCTGGCCATCTGAATTAACAGGGGCTACTCACCCATGTCTTTTTTTGCCGTTTCATAAAGGGTTTGACCGATCTTTGGTACCCAGGTTTTATAAACGGATTCAGTTGCCGTCCTGAAAGCCTTTTCAGCTTCAGGGGTAAGGAAATTCACCTCCATGCCCTTGGACTGAAGAAAGCGAATCGGATCCGGAACCTCCATGGTGTAGTTAAACTCATTTTTCAAGATATTGATCGAAATATCGCCGTCAAGCCCAGCCCGGCACAGGGCCTTTTCAAACCGAGCCGCCTGGGTTGCAGCCTCACCAATGGCCTGCTTTATATCCGCGGGAAATTTATTCCACTCCCGGGTACCCCAGTAGACGATCACAGGATCCACCAGATAATTCCAGAACGACACATGGTTGTGGTACTGCCATATCTGCACGGGAATCAACACCCCCACAGGGTTTTCCTGGCCGTCAACCACACCCTGCTGAAAGGCAGTCTGGGCATCACCCCAGTTCATGTTCACAGGATCTGCCCCAAGGGCCCTGAAGGTGTCAATAAAAATGGGACTTCCCACCACCCGGAGTCTCAACCCCTTCATGTCGTCGGGTGTGGTGATGGCCCGTTTGCCGTTGGTCACCTGTCTGAACCCGTTTTCCGCCCAGGCAAGGGGGGTGAGGCCAATCTTATTCATTTTGCCGAACAGCACCTTGCCCGTCTCTCCATACTCAATCTGGTCGAGGCGTTCAAAGTTGTTGATAAAAAAGGGAAGGGAAAAGATGTTCATTTCCGGAATCACCGGGGAAGAGTTGATGGTGGACTCAAAGGCGCAGTCAATGACCCCTTTGGCAACCATCTGGGGGGATTTGAGCTGGGCACCCTTTAACAGAGAACTGCCAAAGTAGGGTTTGATGTTGATTCGGCCCTGGGTTTTTTCCTTGACCAGCTCACTGAATTTTGTGGCACCCATGCCCCAGTAGAAGCTTGGCCCCACGTTGACGGTCATCTTATACTCTCGCTTAAACGTTCCGGCACTTGCCGGAAAGGCAACCATTATTGCAAGCCATGTTGACACAACGGCAATGGTGCCTTTTTTCAGCCACATGTTCATCTATACCCCCCCTTTTTATTAAAATCGTTTTACCTTGTACCCAAGAAATGACAGGCAGACAATCTTAATAAATAGATAAGGCCAGGGATGATGTCAATGGTTTTTTCAGCAATTCTAATCGTGGAAATCAACAGAGGGAGGGCTGTCTGTATTTGCTTGCTGAACATTGAGAAACAAAAATTCCCCGACGTTCCAGGTTCAGCAGGCAGACATCGGCGGCCAATTACAGATACAGCATAATTAGAAATACTGTGGTTTTTTAGACACAGAAAATCAGCAGGGGGCAAAAAGCCCCCTGCCGAATCTATTTAATGATGCCTGGATCAGGCAGTAAAATCAGGGTAGGCGTGTCCACCGTGCTCGGTGAAATCAAGTCCTTCAAGTTCTTCTTCAGGTGTAACTCTCAGACCTATAGTCTTTGAAATCATCTTGAACATGAGAAATGCCAGGGTAAATGTCCAGGCAAAACAGGCCACAATGCCCACCAGCTGAACCATGACGATGGAAAGGGTCACGCCGCCCATGTTAAAGAGACCCGCAGCCAGGGTTCCCCAGGCACCGCATACCCCGTGGACAGACACGGCACCCACCGGATCATCGATCCGAATCTTGTCAAAAAACAGAACCGAGAAAACAACCAGGGCACCAGATATGGCACCGATAATGATGGAACTTGTGGGGGTAACATTGGCGCAGCCGGCCGTGATTCCCACAAGTCCTGCCAGGGCGCCGTTGAGACTCATACCGACATCTGGCTTTCCCATCTTCAACCAGGCGACAATCATGGCAACCACGCAGCCAGTGGCAGCAGAGAGGTTGGTGTTGACAAAGATCATGGCGATGCTCTTATCAGCCGTGGTTGTTGAACCGGGGTTGAATCCAAACCAGCCCAGCCACAGGATGAACACACCCAGGGCCGCAAGGGGGATATTGTGGCCGAGGATCGGCTTGATGCCACCATCTTTGGTGTATTTTCCCATGCGGGGGCCGAGGACAATGGCTCCGGCCAGGGCAGCCCATCCACCCACACTGTGAACCACAGTGGAGCCTGCAAAATCGATGAATCCAAGCCCTTCAAGCCAGCCGGAACCGTTAAAGAGGCTTCCCCAGGCCCAGCTGCCGAAAATGGGGTAAATCACGGCTGAAACAATTAAACTGTAGGCAAGATAACCGGTAAATTTGGTTCGTTCGGCCATGGCACCGGAAACAATGGTGGCAGCTGTTGCGGCAAACACCACCTGGAACATCCAGAAGGCAAGGACCCAGGGATCGCCGTCCGGGGTGAAATCGCTTAAAAAGAAACCCGAGGTGCCAAAGAATCCCGTGGCACTCTTGCCGAACATCAGACCAAACCCAATGGCCCAGAAGGCAAGGCTGCCCACGGAGAAATCCATGAGGTTCTTCATCATAATGTTGATGCTGTTTTTGGCCCTTGTAAATCCGGCCTCGACCATGGCAAAACCTGCCTGCATAAAAAACACAAGGGCTGCGGCCACCATGGTCCACATATAGTTTGCATGGGTCTGGACCAGTTCGATGGCAGCCTTGTTACTTAAGGGTGTCGGCGGTGTATCTTCGGCAAAGGCCGGGGTTAGGTAAAGAATAAAAAGGACTGTGATCATAATTATTTTTTTCATTATTAACTCTCCATGGTGTGATAAATTTACACAAAAAGACATATGCGGATATAAGATGGAATAACCGTTAAAGGGCTTCAGCCCCCTTTTCCCCGGTTCGAATTCGGACGGCATCTTCCACTGGAACGATGAAAATCTTTCCATCTCCGATTTTTCCCGTGGCAGCCGACTTGATAATGGCCGCAACGGCCATTTCCACCAATGCGTCATCCACCACCAGGCTGAGATGAATCTTCGGCACAAAATCAACCTGATATTCAGCACCCCTGTATATCTCGGTGTGTCCCTTCTGACGGCCGAACCCCTTGACCTCGGAAAGCGTCATTCCTGTGATGCCGATCTTGTTGAGCTGTTCTTTTACCTCGTCCAGCTTAAAGGGCTTGATGATCGCTTCAATCTTTTTCATACGCCTTATCTCCTGTTTTTGAGTTTTAATTTATTGTAACAAGAACCCTATATTGCACACATGGTGCCAGGCCCTCATACGAAACCCAAAAAAACGATAACAGGCTGAAATTTAAATTGTTTATATGCTTTTTGATTGAACCAGAAAAAATCTAAACAACAGGAATATTACATTTTTGAAATTAAAAATTACAAAAACTACGTTTTTGCAAACAGAGTCAAGACAAGAAAACCAGAACTTGCGTCCACACAGACTAAACCAAATTGTGAATGCCTGCTGCTTTTGAAAGATAGTAGTCGTAACCGCCGCTATAGGCGGTCATTTTCCCTTGGTCGATCTCAAAGACCCGGTCCACAAGACAACGCAGAAAATACCGGTCATGACTGACCAGAATGAGGGTCCCGGTAAACGACTTCAGAGCCTGGAGCAGAAATTGTCTGGATTGAATATCCAGGTGGTTGGTGGGTTCGTCAAGGATCAGAAAATTGAGTGGCCGACCAAGAAGAGTTGCCAGGACCACCCGACTTTTTTCTCCACCTGAGAGGTGCTGTATCCGCTTTTCCACATCGTCGCCAGAAAAGAGGAAGGCACCGCAAAGATTGCGGATCACCCCGAGTCCGGCCTGGGGCAGGGCTGCTTGAACGGTTTCCAAAACGGTTTTCCCAGATTCAAGGATGTCCATGGCATGCTGACTGAAATAGCCAATGTTGACATTGGCTCCAACTCTTGCGCTGCCGCAGGTGGCAGGGGTCCTGCCTGCAAGGACCTTTAAAAAGGTGGATTTTCCAGCACCGTTGACCCCAACCACGGCTATTTTATCCTGGCGGTTGATCAGCCCTGAAATGTTACTGAATACAGTCTGAGGCTCAGTATCCTGGCCGTTCCAGGTTTTTTCCAGGGACTCCATGACCACAACATCATCCCCCGAACGGGGCGGCTCTGAAAATTCAAAATTGATGGTTCGCTGCTGTTCCGGCAGTTCAATGCGCTCAATTTTTTCAAGCTTTTTAATCCGGGACTGGACCTGGGCCGCATGGGATACCCTGGCCTTGAAACGGGCAATAAAATTCTCCTCCTTGGCAAGCATCTCCTGCTGGCGACGGTGGGTGGCCAGTAGCTGGGCCATCCGGATTTCCCGTTCTCTGACATAGAAATCGTAATTGCCGCCATAGGTGGTGATGGTGGTGTTGGCCACCTCAATGGTACGGTCCACCACCCGGTTCATGAAATCATGGTCATGGCAGGTCATCAAAAGTGCCCCCGTAAAATCACTGACCAGCCAGTTTTCAAGCCAGACAATGGATTCCACGTCCAGGTGGTTGGTGGGCTCATCCAGAAGCAGAAGATTCGGCTGAATGGCAAGGATTTTCGCCAGGGCAATTCGCATTTTCCAACCACCGCTGAAGGTCTCCACGGGTCGGTTGTAGTCACCGGGACCAATGCCCAGGCCTGTGAGGATGGTCTGTGCCCGGGGTTCAAGGTCATAACCACCCCGGTTTTCAAACACCTCAACAGCCTCCCCATATTTTTCCAGCAACGCGTCCATGGCAGTGCCGTCCATGGGCTCTGCCATCAGGATCTCCATTTCTTTCATCTCGTCACCCAGGGCCATCACATCGGCTGCCCCGGACATTACTTCGGCAAGGGCCGAGCAACCGGCCATCTCCCCCACATCCTGGGAAAAATAACCAATCTTTATTTTTTTGGACGAGGCGATCTCCCCGGAATCCACCACCTCTTTGCCCGTAATCAGATTAAAAAGGGTGGTTTTGCCTGAACCATTGGCCCCCACAAGCCCGGTCTTTGTACCGGCCGGAACCTGGAAGCTTGCATCCTTAAATAAAATCCTGGCCCCATGCTGCTTTGATATTTTTGTCAGGTGAATCATCAGATCAGTTAAACCTTTGATTCAGCATAGAAATAACGTTCCATCCACGCAAGGGAATCCTTGAGGTGATCCAGATTAAACACCTCAAGGCTCACCACGCCTGTAAATTTTTTCAACACCTCAAGGGTGGGTTCCACCCGGTCCATGGGTGTTCGGCCAAGGCCCTGGTGATCCTTTGGTTCAACATGGGAAAAGTCAACCCCATGGAAGTGCATCAGTGGAACCCTCTGGCCGTAGCGATCAAACAGCCCTGAGATATCATAGTCGTACCGGATCAGATGGCCGGCATCAATGCACAGGGCCATGGGGGTAGCGTCAAGCACCGGAAACAAAACTTCAGGCGGGAAATCAAGGGTTTCAAGGGAGATCTGGGAGGAATCCGGGATCCTCCGGCCGAGCCGGTCAAGCATCATGATCGCCCGCTCCTGCCAGCGGCGGATGCCATCAACGCCTGCATCCCTGTCTTCAGCTGTAAAATCAAGGTGAAGGGTATGGGTGGTGGGACAAAGTGGCGCAGCAAGGGTGATGACCTTTTCCAGGATATCCAGGGCCTCTTCCTGGTTGGCCTTTAACGGATCGCAAAGGGAAATATCCGTCGGCAGATGGACGTTGTAGGTCACTGAAAGTTCGGCTGAAAGCCTTGCAAGCTCATCTATTTCAGCAGAAGATGGCAGGTATGCCAGGGGTTTGCTCTCAAAGACCAAAAGTTCTATCTCGTCAAACCCCGGGCCCAGCTTTTTCACATTGGGAATGATGTGGTCCGGATAGATAAATGAGGTGGTGCCCAGCCTGAACAACCGGGCTTTTTTTTCGATTGACACGATCTGTTTCTCCGTTAAATTAAAGCGGTTACAAGGGTCGCAACAAGGGTGGAAACCAGGGCTGCCAGAACCATGAGTTCACAGGACCGGGCGATCATCGTTTCGTCGGGGTCCCTGAAATCATTGCCGATAAAGGGTTTTTCAACAAGGATGCCATGGTAAACGTTGGGGCCACCGAATTTTGCACCAAGGGCACCTGCAAAACACGCCTCAGGATAGCCGGCATTGGGACTTTTGTGGCACTGCCCCTCGGCAAGGGCCGTTTTAAAAGCCCGCCGGCCCCTTGGACCTGACAGTATTGCCCCGGCAAGGGAAATCATGGCAATGCTGAGCCTTGCCGGAATATAATTTGCCACGTCATCGATGCGGGCCGCACCCCTTCCAAAAAAAAGATAACGTTCGTTTTTATAGCCGACCATGGAGTCCAGGGTGTTGACCATCTTGTAGGCAACGGCCAGGGGGACCCCACCAATAACGGCAAAAAAAAGCGGAGAAAGAAAACCGTCCACAAAATTTTCCGCCACGGTTTCAATGCTTGCCCTGACCACCCCGGTGCGGTCAAGGGTCTCGGTCTGCCGGCCCACGATCATGGAAACGGCCTTCTGCCCTGCCTTAAGCCCCCGGGTTTCAAGGGCATCCTTCACCTCGGTTGCAGCCGCAACAAGACTTCGGGTGGAGAAACAGAAAAAAAGCAGTACCGTCTGCACCACATCTCCCAGAATCGGATTAAGGGTCATGGCAAGAGCCACCACCAAAAAGGCAGCAATCCAGGTGGAAATGATGAGAAATACGGCAAAGAGAATACCGCCGACAAACTCGTTTTCAATCTGCCTTCGGACAAA
Coding sequences:
- the cbiB gene encoding adenosylcobinamide-phosphate synthase CbiB; this encodes MIADINWYIIPAAFVLDLVIGDPRSLPHPVVFMGRAIERLEPFVRRQIENEFVGGILFAVFLIISTWIAAFLVVALAMTLNPILGDVVQTVLLFFCFSTRSLVAAATEVKDALETRGLKAGQKAVSMIVGRQTETLDRTGVVRASIETVAENFVDGFLSPLFFAVIGGVPLAVAYKMVNTLDSMVGYKNERYLFFGRGAARIDDVANYIPARLSIAMISLAGAILSGPRGRRAFKTALAEGQCHKSPNAGYPEACFAGALGAKFGGPNVYHGILVEKPFIGNDFRDPDETMIARSCELMVLAALVSTLVATLVTALI